In Microbacterium sp. SLBN-146, one genomic interval encodes:
- a CDS encoding RelA/SpoT domain-containing protein, whose product MLWYNEVAAQVQKDISALDWTPLLGDRQWEITSRAKTIDTLRDKLQRDKGTPLPSVQDVAGVRFEAEMSLDEQDAVARTILGFYGHDENSLKDLRATPHSGYRAVHLWLRLPVRVEVQVRTHMQGAWANAYEAAADLIGRDIRYGVLPDGGMERTIVETLQYVSTNAISEAEEARNRMARGRLIAEDLERRGQFRSAEELRDTLDVTWNDYVRSEGEMKRQLVAIHDQFRTVREKG is encoded by the coding sequence ATGCTGTGGTACAACGAGGTCGCCGCGCAGGTTCAGAAGGACATTAGCGCCCTCGATTGGACACCACTCCTGGGTGATCGCCAGTGGGAAATCACGTCGCGGGCCAAAACGATCGACACCCTGCGCGACAAGCTGCAACGTGACAAAGGGACACCTCTGCCTTCAGTGCAGGATGTCGCGGGCGTACGTTTCGAAGCGGAGATGTCGCTGGATGAGCAGGACGCAGTTGCGCGCACGATCCTGGGCTTCTACGGTCATGATGAGAACAGCCTCAAGGACCTGCGCGCGACACCGCACAGTGGCTACAGAGCGGTACACCTCTGGTTGAGACTGCCGGTGCGCGTCGAAGTGCAGGTTCGAACCCACATGCAGGGGGCATGGGCGAACGCCTATGAAGCAGCAGCTGACTTAATCGGGCGCGATATACGTTACGGCGTACTCCCAGACGGTGGGATGGAGCGCACGATCGTCGAGACGCTGCAGTATGTTTCGACGAATGCCATCTCCGAAGCGGAGGAAGCCCGCAACCGTATGGCCCGGGGACGTCTGATCGCTGAAGACCTCGAGCGCAGAGGGCAATTCCGCAGTGCTGAAGAGCTCCGCGACACCCTCGACGTAACATGGAATGATTACGTCAGAAGCGAGGGTGAGATGAAGCGCCAGCTCGTGGCGATTCACGATCAGTTCCGTACCGTGCGTGAGAAGGGTTGA
- a CDS encoding alkene reductase gives MDLFSPVSLGDIELKNRVVMAPLTRTRAGESGIPNDLLVEYYAQRASTGLLVTEGTYPSFESQAFVGQPGIVTAEQIAGWRRVADAVHAAGGHIVMQVMNGGRVTHPGINGGRRVVAPSALAIDAEVRTLRDGKQPFPVPHALTTEELPVIRDEFVTAARNAIDAGMDGIELHGANGYLLHQFLSPASNTREDEYGGSPENRIRFVVEVVRAVADEIGAARVGLRLSPAHNIQGALETDAADVAATYSALADALAPLGVAYLSVLHSDPEGELVQTIRRRMGAPFIANSGFGRVTTRDEAMSLIDSQHADAVAVGRALIANPDLVARWQGGHPENEPDARTFYGPTAEGYTDYPRLTA, from the coding sequence ATGGACCTGTTCTCCCCCGTTTCCCTCGGCGACATCGAGCTGAAGAACAGGGTGGTGATGGCGCCGCTCACACGAACGCGAGCGGGCGAATCGGGGATCCCCAACGATCTGCTCGTCGAGTACTACGCGCAGCGCGCCAGCACGGGGCTCCTCGTCACGGAGGGCACGTACCCCAGCTTCGAATCGCAGGCGTTCGTCGGCCAGCCCGGCATCGTCACGGCGGAGCAGATCGCGGGATGGCGTCGCGTCGCCGACGCCGTGCACGCGGCGGGCGGCCACATCGTGATGCAGGTCATGAACGGCGGCCGCGTCACGCACCCGGGTATCAACGGTGGCCGTCGCGTCGTCGCGCCGAGCGCTCTCGCGATCGACGCCGAGGTGCGGACGCTCCGCGACGGCAAGCAGCCGTTCCCTGTTCCGCACGCTCTCACGACCGAGGAGTTGCCCGTCATCCGCGACGAGTTCGTCACGGCGGCTCGCAACGCCATCGACGCGGGGATGGACGGCATCGAGCTGCACGGGGCGAACGGCTACCTCCTGCACCAGTTCCTCTCCCCGGCATCCAACACTCGAGAAGACGAGTACGGCGGTTCGCCCGAGAACCGGATCCGTTTCGTCGTCGAGGTCGTGCGCGCCGTCGCGGACGAGATCGGCGCCGCCCGCGTCGGCCTGCGCCTGTCGCCGGCGCACAACATCCAGGGAGCGCTCGAGACGGATGCCGCCGACGTCGCCGCGACGTACTCCGCTCTCGCCGATGCCCTCGCGCCGCTCGGCGTCGCCTACCTCAGCGTGCTGCACTCCGATCCCGAGGGAGAGCTCGTGCAGACGATCCGGCGCCGCATGGGAGCGCCGTTCATCGCGAACTCCGGCTTCGGCCGCGTGACCACGCGCGATGAGGCCATGAGCCTCATCGACTCGCAGCACGCGGATGCCGTCGCCGTCGGCCGCGCACTCATCGCCAACCCCGACCTCGTCGCGCGCTGGCAGGGCGGACACCCCGAGAACGAGCCCGACGCCCGCACGTTCTACGGCCCGACCGCCGAGGGCTACACCGACTACCCGCGCCTCACCGCGTAG
- a CDS encoding GNAT family N-acetyltransferase produces MSSVGLVGHIELRELDDDDLDAIFEMLRDREAIELAAFTAQHPDQRDEFEAWIQRERAADGVRFTVVTEDGGFAGTAVAFPVEEDREVTLWLTRHARGRGIATEALRILVSHEPDRPLFARVAAHNGAAIAVLERNGFTEVSRASVFAPGLDRDAEEVVYALLPALDGY; encoded by the coding sequence ATGAGTAGCGTGGGGCTCGTGGGACACATCGAACTGCGTGAACTCGACGACGACGACCTCGACGCGATCTTCGAGATGTTGCGCGATCGCGAGGCGATCGAGCTCGCGGCGTTCACGGCGCAGCATCCCGACCAGCGCGATGAGTTCGAGGCATGGATTCAGCGCGAACGTGCGGCTGACGGCGTCCGCTTCACGGTCGTGACGGAGGACGGCGGGTTCGCCGGCACCGCCGTCGCCTTCCCCGTCGAGGAGGATCGCGAGGTCACGCTGTGGCTCACGCGGCACGCACGGGGACGCGGCATCGCGACGGAGGCGCTGCGGATCCTCGTGTCGCACGAACCGGATCGCCCGCTCTTCGCTCGCGTCGCTGCTCATAACGGCGCCGCGATCGCGGTGCTGGAGCGCAACGGCTTCACGGAGGTGTCGCGCGCCTCGGTTTTCGCCCCCGGTCTGGATCGCGACGCGGAAGAGGTCGTCTATGCCCTGCTTCCTGCGCTCGACGGGTACTGA
- a CDS encoding carboxylesterase/lipase family protein — translation MARPSAPIADTSESVQVDITTGMLRGIRAGGIDRFRGIPFAAPPVGPRRFAAPERVDAWEGVRPALDFGPTAPQSPYRGELGELLTCPVIEGDDVLTVNVWSPTDAAARPAPVILWLHGGALERGTSAQSGYDGTTFARDGVVFVSANYRLGVEGFSVLDGAPRNLGLLDVAFALEWVYREIAAFGGDPSRITLMGESAGGALVAALVARPASRALVAGAIIQSGPLEASTEKKARRASDAIAERLGIPATREAFARIPPDELLRARSEIAAGSSPLRGSPGFALAIDPASLPTSPDAALVEAEVPILIGTNTDEYRLWLTPAAIAEIGPVKAWLARRVLRIPERAARAARRALPEASPGEVVGQLLTDKILRAPATRLARSRRAPTYVYEFAWPSPIRDLRAAHALEIAFAFDNLDDEEALRLSGPDAPTALAHDMHAAWVAFARTGHPGWTAFGRDRMTHVWNDTTQTHPQRRAAVVDALG, via the coding sequence ATGGCCCGTCCCTCCGCTCCCATCGCCGACACGTCCGAGAGCGTGCAGGTCGACATCACCACGGGGATGCTCCGCGGCATCCGTGCCGGCGGGATCGATCGCTTCCGGGGCATCCCGTTCGCCGCACCGCCCGTCGGGCCGCGTCGCTTCGCCGCTCCCGAACGGGTGGACGCGTGGGAAGGCGTGCGTCCGGCGCTCGACTTCGGCCCGACGGCACCGCAGTCGCCGTACCGCGGAGAGCTCGGTGAGCTTCTCACGTGTCCCGTGATCGAGGGCGACGACGTGCTGACGGTCAACGTGTGGTCGCCGACGGATGCCGCGGCCCGGCCTGCGCCGGTCATCCTCTGGCTCCACGGCGGAGCCCTCGAGCGCGGCACATCCGCTCAGTCGGGATACGACGGCACGACCTTCGCCCGCGACGGCGTCGTCTTCGTCTCCGCCAACTACCGGCTCGGCGTCGAGGGCTTCAGCGTGCTCGACGGCGCGCCCAGGAATCTCGGCCTCCTCGATGTCGCCTTCGCGCTCGAGTGGGTGTACCGCGAGATCGCCGCATTCGGCGGAGACCCCTCGCGCATCACGCTCATGGGTGAGTCCGCGGGTGGCGCGCTGGTCGCAGCGCTCGTCGCCCGACCCGCGTCGCGCGCTCTCGTCGCGGGTGCGATCATCCAATCGGGTCCGCTGGAAGCGTCGACGGAGAAGAAGGCGCGTCGCGCATCCGATGCCATCGCCGAACGGCTGGGCATCCCGGCGACGCGCGAAGCGTTCGCCCGCATCCCGCCGGACGAGCTCCTCCGCGCGCGGTCCGAGATCGCCGCCGGGTCCTCGCCGCTCAGGGGCAGCCCGGGCTTCGCCCTCGCGATCGACCCCGCGTCGCTCCCCACGAGTCCGGACGCTGCTCTCGTCGAGGCCGAGGTGCCGATCCTCATCGGGACGAACACCGATGAGTACCGTCTGTGGCTCACTCCCGCCGCGATCGCCGAGATCGGTCCCGTCAAGGCGTGGCTCGCACGCCGTGTCCTGCGGATCCCCGAACGCGCGGCCCGAGCCGCGCGACGGGCACTCCCGGAGGCATCGCCCGGCGAAGTCGTCGGTCAGCTCCTCACCGACAAGATCCTGCGCGCGCCCGCGACGCGTCTTGCGCGGTCCCGACGCGCACCGACGTACGTCTACGAGTTCGCCTGGCCGAGTCCCATCCGGGATCTCCGTGCCGCCCACGCCCTCGAGATCGCCTTCGCGTTCGACAACCTCGATGACGAGGAAGCCCTCCGTCTGAGTGGGCCCGACGCGCCGACGGCGCTCGCCCATGACATGCACGCCGCGTGGGTCGCGTTCGCCAGGACGGGCCATCCAGGCTGGACCGCTTTCGGACGCGACCGCATGACTCATGTGTGGAATGACACGACGCAGACGCATCCGCAGCGACGTGCGGCGGTCGTCGATGCTCTCGGCTGA
- a CDS encoding cold-shock protein — translation MSTQGTVKWFNSEKGFGFIAPDEGGADVFAHYSAIQAGGYRSLEENQRVEFEIAQGPKGLQAENIRPV, via the coding sequence ATGAGCACGCAGGGCACTGTCAAGTGGTTCAACTCGGAGAAGGGCTTCGGCTTCATCGCCCCCGACGAAGGTGGCGCTGACGTCTTCGCGCACTACTCCGCGATCCAGGCGGGCGGCTACCGCTCGCTCGAGGAGAACCAGCGCGTCGAGTTCGAGATCGCGCAGGGGCCGAAGGGCCTCCAGGCGGAGAACATCCGCCCCGTCTGA
- a CDS encoding bifunctional lysylphosphatidylglycerol flippase/synthetase MprF, protein MAEHRTRAPHLFAGVVRRIPATLILVVLVLIVGVVWAGLWMPFRDSPAFEVVAYGLPALSEGRWWTVITGTFFVAEPFVYVFTIASFAGMAYLEFRRGTRVALLYFWIGQLFAIFASALTLWVLSFVSSWGWAQTQAAALDVGASGGTMACIAAAVGLFVAPWRVRAWLVLLAFVFIAMLFWGALADLEHVYAVLLVLFIDRSLRLERQTVREQRLVAFVAIAALGVTEIITAIVPTTGPFGDTEPTAGSIVDVAIDVLIIAVLARHLLLGRRWAWILSIVLAGLNILTGALVLVILIIATQAQIEGVIDVESELVLASGVLWSLLLIYLVRVRGAFRSRRRSAIGSPPPPTLDDVKALIRSDGGGTLSWMTTWDGNSYARTSQGIVAYQRRAGVALALADPLGPAASRAESVREFITAAETAGLVPCFFSAGDATKAAVPEGWRSIIVADDTIVDLPGLAFTGKAWGAVRTSLNRAGREEMTFRLTRLKDEPWGIQQQLRAISEMWVGDKGLPEMGFTLGTLTEAQDPEVRIALAISPQGDIDGFLSWLPVYGGDGEVRGWTLDLMRRREGGFGPVMEFLIGSSAKQFSEEGAEIMSLSGAPLTHDYPEDGGAIAALSDRMAEILEPVYGFRSLHRFKEKFHPRYETMYLLFRDESDLTRIGAGLTRAFLPDATLRQFAGAGLELVRGDRD, encoded by the coding sequence ATGGCCGAGCATCGCACCCGCGCCCCTCACCTCTTCGCGGGAGTCGTGCGGAGGATCCCCGCGACGCTGATCCTCGTCGTCCTCGTTCTGATCGTGGGCGTCGTCTGGGCCGGGTTGTGGATGCCCTTCCGGGACTCGCCCGCGTTCGAGGTCGTCGCGTACGGTCTCCCCGCACTCAGCGAGGGCCGGTGGTGGACCGTCATCACGGGGACGTTCTTCGTCGCCGAACCCTTCGTCTACGTCTTCACGATCGCGAGCTTCGCGGGGATGGCGTATCTCGAGTTCCGCCGCGGCACGCGCGTCGCACTCCTCTATTTCTGGATCGGCCAGCTGTTCGCGATCTTCGCGTCGGCGCTCACGCTGTGGGTGCTGTCGTTCGTCTCGTCGTGGGGATGGGCGCAGACGCAGGCCGCTGCACTCGACGTGGGAGCATCGGGCGGAACGATGGCCTGCATCGCCGCGGCGGTCGGCCTCTTCGTCGCACCGTGGCGGGTCCGCGCGTGGCTGGTCCTCCTCGCCTTTGTCTTCATCGCGATGCTCTTCTGGGGAGCCCTCGCCGATCTCGAGCACGTCTACGCAGTCCTGCTCGTCCTCTTCATCGACCGATCGCTGCGACTCGAGCGTCAGACGGTCCGGGAGCAGCGCCTCGTGGCCTTCGTCGCGATCGCCGCTCTCGGCGTCACCGAGATCATCACGGCCATCGTCCCCACGACGGGTCCGTTCGGAGACACCGAGCCGACCGCCGGCAGCATCGTCGACGTCGCGATCGACGTGCTGATCATCGCCGTCCTCGCTCGACACCTGCTTCTCGGGCGCCGCTGGGCATGGATCCTCAGCATCGTGCTCGCAGGCCTCAACATCCTCACCGGTGCACTCGTCCTCGTCATCCTCATCATCGCGACGCAAGCGCAGATCGAAGGGGTCATCGATGTCGAGTCGGAGCTCGTCCTCGCGAGTGGCGTGCTGTGGTCCTTGCTCCTCATCTACCTCGTGCGGGTGCGTGGTGCTTTCCGATCACGACGACGCTCGGCGATCGGATCACCGCCTCCGCCGACGCTCGACGACGTGAAGGCCCTCATCCGAAGCGACGGCGGCGGCACCCTGTCGTGGATGACGACGTGGGACGGCAACAGTTACGCCCGCACGAGCCAGGGGATCGTCGCCTACCAGCGCCGGGCGGGCGTGGCCCTCGCCCTCGCGGATCCGCTCGGGCCCGCGGCATCCCGTGCCGAGAGCGTCCGCGAGTTCATCACCGCCGCCGAGACGGCGGGTCTCGTACCCTGCTTCTTCAGCGCAGGGGATGCCACGAAGGCCGCGGTGCCGGAGGGATGGCGGAGCATCATCGTCGCCGACGACACGATCGTCGACCTACCCGGCCTCGCGTTCACGGGAAAAGCGTGGGGTGCCGTCCGCACGTCGCTCAATCGCGCGGGGCGCGAGGAGATGACGTTCCGGCTCACGCGACTGAAGGATGAGCCCTGGGGCATCCAGCAGCAGCTGCGCGCGATCTCGGAGATGTGGGTCGGAGACAAGGGTCTGCCCGAGATGGGCTTCACCCTGGGAACCCTCACGGAAGCGCAGGACCCCGAAGTGCGCATCGCCCTCGCGATCTCTCCGCAGGGCGACATCGACGGGTTCCTGTCGTGGCTCCCCGTCTACGGAGGCGACGGCGAGGTTCGCGGCTGGACGCTCGACCTCATGCGTCGCCGCGAAGGCGGATTCGGACCCGTGATGGAGTTCCTCATCGGGTCGTCCGCGAAGCAGTTCTCCGAAGAGGGCGCTGAGATCATGTCTCTCTCGGGTGCGCCACTGACCCACGACTATCCCGAGGACGGCGGCGCCATCGCCGCCTTGTCCGATCGGATGGCCGAGATCCTCGAGCCCGTGTACGGCTTCCGGTCGCTCCACCGCTTCAAGGAGAAGTTCCACCCGCGCTACGAGACGATGTACCTCTTGTTCCGCGACGAGAGCGATCTCACCCGCATCGGTGCCGGTCTCACGCGCGCGTTCCTGCCCGACGCGACGCTGCGACAGTTCGCAGGCGCGGGACTGGAGTTGGTCCGGGGAGACCGCGACTGA